The following are encoded together in the Daphnia magna isolate NIES linkage group LG8, ASM2063170v1.1, whole genome shotgun sequence genome:
- the LOC123475254 gene encoding annexin A7-like — MVCSVIVLATLMQLVVADVYYPTAPTPSPVTTTMATTTTTLPPDVTTTVPPVILMNALMDNMRHIMSMYPSLPHMNGPAGYPVVPNYPPMGNHYYEATTPVAPPMPAYNYAPPVYGGMPSAPVNYGATGYGTTYVTTAQPAHYGVLNNNYGSSYGSFGPSNIYGIGSRPSATYYGNGYQQQMPYNYNNAGYYNQPSYPMNIAYHGPAW, encoded by the exons ATGG TTTGCAGTGTGATCGTCTTGGCCACGTTGATGCAGTTGGTAGTGGCTGATGTCTACTACCCCACTGCACCTACCCCGAGTCCTGTAACAACAACGATGGCGACTACGACCACGACATTGCCGCCCGACGTGACCACGACGGTACCCCCCGTCATTCTGATGAATGCATTGATGGATAACATGAGGCACATCATGTCCATGTATCCATCGCTTCCGCACATGAATGGGCCTGCTGGATATCCTGTAGTGCCAAACTATCCACCAATGGGCAATCATTATTACGAGGCCACTACACCTGTTGCTCCGCCCATGCCCGCCTACAACTACGCGCCTCCGGTTTACGGTGGAATGCCCTCAGCTCCCGTTAACTATGGAGCTACCGGTTATGGAACTACTTACGTCACGACAGCCCAACCTGCCCATTACGGTGTTCTGAATAACAATTATGGCTCGTCGTACGGGTCTTTCGGTCCGTCCAACATCTACGGCATCGGTTCGCGACCTTCGGCTACCTACTACGGCAATGGATATCAACAACAGATGCCGTACAATTACAATAACGCTGGTTATTACAATCAACCGTCTTATCCGATGAATATTGCATATCACGGTCCTGCATGGTAG